From one Amaranthus tricolor cultivar Red isolate AtriRed21 chromosome 17, ASM2621246v1, whole genome shotgun sequence genomic stretch:
- the LOC130803820 gene encoding uncharacterized protein LOC130803820 encodes MNQIYNERQSMRREEMDDEAAVSYSWVLERLRDIYGTVQTPDVIVTDRDEGLSAAIHAVFPDVRHLLCVWHIGNDVENMVDKLCGGKKNQQGQLFRQTKWNPLVNSMTIADFENRWEGIVSTWSTRNRRVVQYLAGTWIPHKEKFVRAWTNDCLHLGNQTTSRVESQHSSFKYYLGSGNSSFDTLFKRAHAQITNQQSKIRQALEESKNSISRTSRLNFLRPLYRHVSIFALELLMMEHNRMLTLGSCLLEKCGCYLDAEEDANEEVQHANADDKEYLNMSCTPMVTTYLSPKQVHRGKEDQ; translated from the exons atgaatcaaatttacaatgagaGACAGTCAatgaggagagaagagatggatg atgaggcggctgtgtcttattcttgggtgttggagaggttgagggatatttacgggACAGTGCAGACGCCGGAtgtaatcgtaacggatcgggatgagggtttgtctgcagctattcatgctgtctttccag atgtacgacatctattatgcgtatggcatattggcaatgacgtggagaacatggtcgataaattgtgtggcggcaagaaaaatcaacagggccagttattcaggcaaacaaaatggaaccccttggttaacagtaTGACGATCGCCGATtttgaaaacagatgggaagggattgtgtccacttggtcgactaggaacCGGAGAGTCGTGCAATATTTGGcaggaacatggattcctcacaaagagaaatttgtgcgtgcgtggacgaatgattgtttgcacttgggtaaccagactaccagtagagttgaaagtcaacactcttccttcaagtactacttgggtagcggtaatagctcattcgatacgctgtttaaaagggcgcacgcacaaattacgaatcaacaatcaaaaataagacAAGCTCTTGAGGAATCTAAGAATTCCATTTCAAGGACGTCGCGACTAAATTTTCTACgaccgttgtatcgtcatgtttctatatttgccttggaactattgatgatggagcacaacCGGATGCTAACCCTGGGCAGTTGTCTTTTAgaaaaatgcggttgt taTTTAGATGCAGAAGAAGACGCCAACGAAGAAGTACagcacgcaaacgccgatgataaaga gtacttgaacatgaGCTGCACCCCGATGGTGACGACATACTTGAGCCCGaagcaagtccaccgaggaaAGGAAGACCAATGA
- the LOC130803541 gene encoding UDP-glycosyltransferase 76B1-like: MEHNQENKLHCRVVLFPQSYTGHLIPMLNLGYALYSKGFSITIIHTRFNSPDPTKYPNFNFYFIEDVLSKAKTSSTGSLDTIRVLNETCLEPFKDCLSHIMEVSSKDGEPVVCLVSDPMWVFAGIVADQLNLPRLVLRTGGLLAFVLYDSLPVLKDKGYFPIQETQKEEPLLKVPHLKVKDLPAEEHHNVLLNMVKETKNNCQGMICNTFKELEGSILDTLQAKMLATPIFLIGPLHKYSSTSSSSLVAQGQSSITWLNEQSPHSVLYVSFGTVAGISKEQLLEVAFGIANSQQPFLWVIGPRLLNGSEKYDELFPQYLLESLSKKGYIVEWAPQQEVLAHPAIGGFWTHCGWNSSIESICEGVPMICLPFFGDQMMNARYITDVLKIGLQLEKGVLERNEIEKSISRLMVGKEGRDIRERISDLKAKAKRCLMEGESSYESLDRLSSYILSFCGQKL, encoded by the exons ATGGAACATAATCAAGAAAATAAGCTCCATTGTAGAGTAGTACTATTCCCTCAATCATATACAGGCCACTTAATCCCAATGCTTAACTTGGGATATGCCCTTTATTCTAAGGGCTTTTCCATCACTATAATTCATACCCGTTTTAACTCCCCAGATCCAACAAAATACCCGAATTTCAACTTCTACTTCATTGAAGATGTTCTGTCAAAAGCTAAAACATCTTCAACAGGTTCTTTGGATACTATAAGAGTACTTAATGAGACTTGTTTGGAGCCTTTTAAGGATTGTTTGTCACATATTATGGAGGTTTCTTCGAAGGATGGTGAGCCGGTTGTGTGCCTTGTGTCGGATCCTATGTGGGTGTTTGCTGGGATTGTTGCTGATCAACTAAACCTTCCTAGGCTTGTTCTACGAACTGGTGGGTTGTTGGCTTTTGTTCTTTATGACTCATTGCCAGTTCTAAAGGATAAAGGCTATTTCCCCATACAAG AGACTCAAAAAGAAGAACCACTGTTGAAGGTCCCACATCTTAAAGTAAAAGACCTTCCTGCAGAAGAACATCATAATGTACTACTTAACATGGTTAAAGAAACCAAAAACAACTGTCAAGGAATGATCTGCAACacattcaaagaacttgaagGCTCAATTCTAGACACACTCCAAGCAAAAATGCTAGCTACTCCTATTTTCTTAATAGGTCCTCTACACAAATACTCGTCCACTTCATCGAGTAGCCTAGTCGCTCAAGGCCAAAGCTCGATTACTTGGTTAAACGAACAATCGCCACATTCAGTCCTGTATGTAAGTTTCGGAACAGTAGCAGGAATAAGCAAGGAACAATTGTTAGAAGTAGCTTTTGGAATTGCCAATAGCCAGCAACCCTTCTTATGGGTGATTGGGCCGAGGCTACTAAATGGATCAGAGAAATACGACGAACTTTTCCCACAGTATCTTCTCGAGAGTCTGAGTAAGAAGGGTTACATTGTCGAATGGGCACCACAGCAAGAGGTATTGGCACATCCAGCAATTGGCGGGTTTTGGACTCATTGTGGGTGGAATTCAAGTATCGAGAGTATTTGTGAAGGAGTACCCATGATTTGCCTTCCGTTTTTTGGCGATCAGATGATGAATGCCAGGTATATAACTGATGTTTTGAAGATCGGGTTACAGTTGGAGAAAGGAGTGTTGGAAAGAAATGAAATAGAGAAGTCGATTAGTAGATTAATGGTGGGAAAGGAAGGTCGAGATATAAGAGAAAGGATAAGCGATTTGAAAGCGAAAGCTAAGCGTTGCCTAATGGAAGGCGAGTCTTCATACGAGTCGTTGGATCGATTAAGTAGTTATATCTTATCATTTTGTGGACAGAAACTGTGA
- the LOC130803539 gene encoding 17.4 kDa class I heat shock protein-like — protein MSLIPSFFGGNRSGSSSIFDPFSLDIWDPTTSVTSSSADMVGFTNTRIDWRETPEAHVFKADLPGLKKEEVKVEVEDGKVLQISGERSRENREENEKWHRVERSSGKFLRRFRLPENAKMDEIKANMEHGVLTVTVPKVQQRQSDIKSINIT, from the coding sequence ATGTCACTAATACCAAGTTTTTTCGGAGGCAATAGATCAGGATCATCAAGCATATTCGACCCATTTTCCCTAGACATATGGGATCCAACTACTAGTGTAACCTCCTCGTCAGCTGATATGGTTGGTTTCACAAACACCCGTATCGACTGGCGGGAGACCCCGGAAGCGCACGTTTTCAAGGCTGATCTTCCGGGGTTGAAGAAGGAGGAggtgaaagtagaggtggaagaTGGGAAAGTACTTCAGATAAGTGGAGAGAGAAGTAGAGAGAATCGAGAAGAGAATGAGAAGTGGCATAGAGTGGAGAGAAGTTCTGGAAAGTTCTTAAGAAGGTTTAGGTTGCCTGAAAATGCAAAGATGGATGAAATTAAGGCGAATATGGAACATGGGGTTTTGACGGTGACTGTGCCTAAGGTACAACAGAGACAGTCTGATATTAAGTCTATTAATATCACTTAA
- the LOC130803542 gene encoding 18.3 kDa class I heat shock protein-like, translating into MSLIPNNFFGRRSSIFDPFSLDTFDPFFDFPSSLTTIPRSETAAFANARIDWKETPESHIFKADLPGVKKEEVKVEVEDGNVLRISGQRAREKEEKNDKWHRVERSSGQFMRKFRLPENAKVEEVKAAMENGVLTVTVPKIVTPKPEAKSITVS; encoded by the coding sequence ATGTCACTAATTCCCAACAACTTCTTCGGCAGACGCAGCTCCATCTTCGACCCATTTTCCCTCGACACATTCGACCCATTCTTCGACTTCCCATCCTCTCTCACCACCATCCCTCGATCCGAAACCGCCGCATTCGCCAACGCTCGAATCGACTGGAAGGAAACTCCAGAATCCCACATCTTCAAAGCCGATCTTCCTGGGGTTAAGAAAGAGGAGGTTAAGGTCGAGGTTGAAGATGGGAATGTGTTGAGGATTAGTGGGCAAAGGGCaagagaaaaggaagagaagaaCGATAAATGGCATCGGGTTGAGAGAAGTTCTGGACAGTTTATGAGGAAGTTTAGATTGCCAGAGAACGCTAAAGTTGAAGAAGTAAAAGCTGCAATGGAGAATGGTGTTCTTACTGTTACTGTTCCTAAGATTGTAACTCCTAAACCTGAGGCTAAGTCCATTACTGTTTCTTAA
- the LOC130803540 gene encoding UDP-glycosyltransferase 76B1-like yields MGRKNPDTQRVSPNEIKSTGVKLEDSTKISMEGEKQQSKLGRRLLLFSAPFTGHMNPMLNLATILYSKGFSITIIQAPYFPTNPAHYPHFTFKLLDDEVLEKYSKSPEIDSSVVISAMNRTCEEPFRDCLGQILRETAVAEQDPVVALIADPMWAFSGSVAASFNLPKIMLRTGNMSAFLVYCSLTLLNEKGYFPPQDTTLEEKIPEFPPLKVKDLPSESDRHILQAIVEGTTTSQGVICNTFEELEDYAIAKLQQTLTIPIFPLGPLHKHPANSVVNIGSQDQTSIAWLNTQAPKSVLYVSFGSIAGMNKDEFLELMWGLLDSMVPFLLVIRPKLVKGSEADDPLPEGYREMMGERGHIVKWASQLEVLSHPAVGGFLTHNGWNSTLESICEGVPMVCKPLFADQNMNARHVSENWKIGLKMERGVKRDEVTRAIRKLMLEEGAEMRSRITDLKEKATHCLEEGGSSYKSLERLTKYLLSFETFQAIKE; encoded by the exons atgGGAAGAAAAAATCCAGATACACAAAGAGTTTCCCCAAATGAAATCAAATCTACAGGCGTGAAGCTTGAGGATTCAACCAAAATATCAATGGAGGGAGAGAAGCAGCAGAGTAAGCTAGGCCGTAGATTACTACTATTTTCTGCACCATTTACAGGCCATATGAACCCAATGCTTAATCTAGCAACTATCTTATACTCCAAAGGTTTCTCAATCACAATCATTCAGGCTCCATACTTTCCTACAAATCCTGCCCATTACCCACATTTCACCTTCAAATTATTGGATGATGAAGTGCTTGAAAAATACTCGAAATCACCAGAAATTGATTCTTCTGTAGTCATATCTGCCATGAACAGAACCTGTGAAGAACCTTTTAGGGACTGTCTAGGTCAGATTTTGAGAGAAACTGCTGTGGCAGAACAGGATCCAGTTGTTGCACTGATTGCGGATCCTATGTGGGCATTTTCTGGGTCTGTGGCTGCTAGTTTTAACCTTCCTAAGATCATGCTTAGGACTGGTAACATGTCGGCTTTTCTGGTTTATTGTTCCCTGACTTTGCTTAATGAAAAGGGCTATTTTCCTCCTCAAG ATACAACATTAGAGGAGAAAATTCCAGAATTTCCACCGCTCAAAGTCAAAGACCTTCCTTCCGAGTCAGATCGACATATACTGCAGGCTATAGTCGAAGGAACAACGACTTCACAAGGAGTTATATGCAATACATTTGAAGAACTAGAAGATTATGCAATAGCTAAACTTCAACAAACCTTAACAATCCCCATCTTTCCCCTAGGCCCCTTACACAAACACCCAGCAAATTCTGTTGTCAACATAGGATCACAAGACCAAACTTCTATTGCCTGGCTAAATACCCAAGCACCAAAATCTGTTCTTTATGTGAGTTTTGGGAGTATAGCAGGTATGAATAAAGATGAATTTCTCGAGCTAATGTGGGGATTGCTCGATAGTATGGTGCCGTTTTTGTTGGTGATCCGACCCAAATTGGTTAAAGGGTCAGAAGCCGATGATCCCTTGCCTGAAGGCTACCGTGAAATGATGGGCGAGCGAGGACATATTGTCAAATGGGCATCTCAGTTGGAGGTTCTGTCACACCCGGCTGTTGGGGGATTTTTGACTCATAATGGATGGAACTCGACTTTGGAAAGCATTTGTGAAGGTGTACCAATGGTTTGCAAACCGCTTTTTGCTGATCAGAATATGAACGCGAGGCATGTGAGCGAGAATTGGAAAATAGGTTTGAAGATGGAAAGGGGCGTAAAAAGGGACGAAGTAACAAGAGCAATACGAAAACTGATGCTGGAAGAAGGTGCAGAGATGAGAAGCAGAATCACAGATTTGAAGGAGAAAGCTACTCATTGTCTTGAAGAAGGTGGCTCTTCATACAAATCTTTAGAGAGGCTTACTAAATACCTATTATCATTTGAGACATTTCAGGCAATAAAAGAGTAA